The following are from one region of the Coffea eugenioides isolate CCC68of chromosome 2, Ceug_1.0, whole genome shotgun sequence genome:
- the LOC113759908 gene encoding uncharacterized protein LOC113759908 — MDGRGEPSDSPPVLAVAEERKELAKDNARLEAEVNQLRAANEKQAKRIKDLEYDVLECEDRVDDLCAQLREARERETKRARKVRVRAASILNLCADVLEEVSDEASCAGAGQEQQGQNPNPNLGNPDNHAESDDRALERFQKFAPPKFIGGPDPDVAERMDGRGEPSDSPPVLAVAEERKELAKDNARLEAEVNQLRAANEKQAKRIKDLEYDVLECEDRVDDLCAQLREARERETKRARKVRVRAASILNLCADVLEEVSDEASCAGAGAGVLAVAEERKELAKDNARLEAEVNQLRAANEKQAKRIKDLEYDVLECEDRVDDLCAQLREARERETKRARKVRVRAASILNLCADVLEEVSDEASCAGAGAGGASTPAGGSTSLTTD, encoded by the exons atggacggacgtGGTGAGCCTAGTGATAGCCCTCCTG TGTTGGCCGTGGCCGAGGAACGGAAGGAGCTGGCCAAAGATAATGCTAGGCTCGAGGCCGAGGTGAATCAGTTGAGGGCGGCCAACGAGAAACAAGCCAAGCGAATCAAGGATTTAGAGTACGATGTGCTCGAGTGTGAGGATAGAGTGGATGACCTCTGCGCTCAACTTAGGGAGGCACGTGAGCGTGAGACTAAGCGAGCTCGGAAGGTTAGGGTTCGAGCCGCGTCGATCCTGAACCTCTGCGCCGACGTGCTCGAGGAGGTGAGCGACGAGGCGTCGTGCGCAGGGGCGGGGCAGGAG caacagggccaaaatcCGAACCCTAATCTTGGGAACCCTGACAATCACGCCGAGAGCGAcgatagggctcttgagagattccagaagttcgcCCCACCGAAGTTTATTGGGGGgcccgacccggatgtcgccgaaag gatggacggacgtGGTGAGCCTAGTGATAGCCCTCCTG TGTTGGCCGTGGCCGAGGAACGGAAGGAGCTGGCCAAAGATAATGCTAGGCTCGAGGCCGAGGTGAATCAGTTGAGGGCGGCCAACGAGAAACAAGCCAAGCGAATCAAGGATTTAGAGTACGATGTGCTCGAGTGTGAGGATAGAGTGGATGACCTCTGCGCTCAACTTAGGGAGGCACGTGAGCGTGAGACTAAGCGAGCTCGGAAGGTTAGGGTTCGAGCCGCGTCGATCCTGAACCTCTGCGCCGACGTGCTCGAGGAGGTGAGCGACGAGGCGTCGTGCGCAGGGGCGGGGGCAGGAG TGTTGGCCGTGGCCGAGGAACGGAAGGAGCTGGCCAAAGATAATGCTAGGCTCGAGGCCGAGGTGAATCAGTTGAGGGCGGCCAACGAGAAACAAGCCAAGCGAATCAAGGATTTAGAGTACGATGTGCTCGAGTGTGAGGATAGAGTGGATGACCTCTGCGCTCAACTTAGGGAGGCACGTGAGCGTGAGACTAAGCGAGCTCGGAAGGTTAGGGTTCGAGCCGCGTCGATCCTGAACCTCTGCGCCGACGTGCTCGAGGAGGTGAGCGACGAGGCGTCGTGCGCAGGGGCGGGGGCAGGAGGTGCATCCACCCCGGCGGGTGGATCCACTAGCCTGACGACGGACTAG